The following DNA comes from Mycobacteroides immunogenum.
TCCTGGCACAGCCATGTCCGCTCGGAAAACTCGGCGCGCTCTCGGGGCTGTCCTGGGGATCAGCCTTATTGGCCTTGGCGGCCATCGTCCTGCTGGCATTGGTGATTCCCGCGCCATTCATCTGGTGGAAAGCGATCCGTAAGTTAGGCAACGCTTTACGTGTCCGATGGAGTTCGGGAAGATTCGCCCGCGATTTCGATCTACACGCCGTCATCGGCATCATCGCCACGGGGCCGCTGCTGATCTGGGCGCTGACCGGGCTGCAGTTCGAAGCTCCGGGGCTCACCGACCTCTGGTACTCCCTCACCGGCGGACACGCTTCCGAACAAACCGCTCCGGAGAGTTCCGGCGACAAAGAAGTCACCATCGCACAGGCAATTGCCGTGGCGATAAACCACTTTCCTGAATCCGAGGTGACCTGGATCGGCCTGCCGGACAAAGATAGGCCGTACTACACGGTCGACCTGCTGGATTCCGGCAGCCCGGATCTGCGGGCGTACAGCCTCAACTACCACGCGAATCGGTCCATTGGTGTGGATGCCCACGATGTCGGCCATGTGCAAATCCTGCGGGCAAAACCGGCGACAGTGTCGAACGCGATTGCCGACGAATGGGCCGGTTCTGCCGCCCATTTCGGCCTCGCCGTTAATGGCTACTGGCGCGCGCTCTGGTTCGTGCTCGGGATGACTCCCCTACTACTTGCCCTCACCGGCCTGAGCACCTGGCGCTGGCGTCGCCGGGCCAAGCGACGCACGCGTGTCAGGAACGTACAGATTCTCGGGGCGGCCGGGCCAGCACCCGCGTCGGCCACCAGAACCACGTCCCCAGCAAGCGAACAAGTGAAGGCACGATAAACGAGCGCACAATCAGTGTGTCGAGCAACAGACCGATGCAAACGGTGGTGCCCACCTGCCCGATGGTTCGCAGATCGCTAGACAGCATGGCCAGCATCGTGAAGGCGAACACCAAACCGGCCGACGTCACTACTCCGCCCGTACTGCCCAGTGCCCGAATGAGTCCGGTGTTCAGCCCGGCGTGAGTCTCCTCTTTGAGCCGGGCAATCAGCAATAGGTTGTAGTCCGAACCCACCGCCACCAGGATGATGAATGTCAGCGGCAGGATCAGCCAATGCAGGGGCAACCCGACCAGATGCTGCCAGATGAGCACCGAAAGACCGAACGCCCCTGCGAACGAGAAGGCCACTGTTCCGATAATCACGAAGGGCGCCACCAGGCTTCGCGTAATCACCATCATGATCAGGAATATCAGGGTGAAGGCCGCGATAGCCGCGATGAGCAGATCCGAAGCGGCGTACTCCTTGATGTCCTTGTTGTTTGAGCCGGCGCCGCCGATATAGACCTTCGACCCGGCCAACGAGGTTTCTTTCAGTGCCGTCGTGATGGCATCGGGAAAGTCGTTGACATGCTCAATACCCTCCGGCCCCATGGCGTTACCCATATGGGTGACGATGAACCGGGCCGCCTTGCCATCCGGTGACATCATCAGTGTCATACCGGTTTTGATGTCTTCGTTGTCGAAAGCTTCATGCGGTATGTAGAAGAAGTCGTCACTACGAGATGCGTCGAAGTCATTACCGACGTTGATCATGTCGTCGAAGGTCTGGTCCGTCGCCGTGGCCTGCAGGTTGGTCTGGCCATAGGTGTTGACGATGAGCGCCTGCAAGGCTTCCTGGTCATTGGCCGTCAGTTTCAGCAGCGCCACCATCTGCGGCAGCAGCCGGTCCACGACTTCCAGGGAGCCCACCGCATCCTTGATATCGGCAGCCAACTTGTCGATGCTGTCCAGCATGTCGAATAGGGATCTGAAGGACAAGCAGACCGGAATGTCGAAACAGTGCGGTTCCCAATAGAAGTAGTTGCGCAGTGGACGCATGAAATCGTCGAGGTTCGAGACCTTCTCGTTCATGTCTTGGGTGACTTGCTGCATGTCCTCCATCGTCACGACGGTGTTGTGCATCTCGTCCGCGAGTTTTTGCGTCAGGTCGGTGGTTTGTCTCAACACGGCGACCGAGTGCGCCATGATCTTGGCTTGCTTGTCGGTATTGGCGTTCTGCGCCTTGGTGAACGGGAGCTGCTGGCCGTTTCCGCTTCCCTGGGTCGTGAACAGGTACGGCAGGGACGCATGTTCGAGCGCGCGCCCCATGGGCCGGGTGATGCTTTGCACCATGGCGACACCGGGGAGCCGCACCAGGCTCTTCGACACTCGGTCCAGCGATATGAAATCGGCTGAGTTGCGCATGTCGTGATCCGACTCGACCATGAGCATCTCGGTGAACAGCTTGCTTGGCGGGAAGTGCCTGTCTGCCGCCGCGAATCCTTCCTTGGCGGGGGCATCCGACGGCTGATAGGCGCGGTCGTCATAGCTCACTTGGTAGGTCGGCACGAAGACCGCACCAACCAACACGGCCGCGGAGCTCGCCACCAAAATCGGTTTAGGCCAGCGCACTACGCTCGCCCCGATGCGCCGGTACAGATGTGCCTTGGCCCGCTGCTTGGGATCAAAGAGCCCAAACAGGCTGCCCAGGTGCAGCATCGCCGGCCCGAGGGTGAGCGCCGCCGCGATGGTCAACAGCATGCCGATCGCGACCGCCGGGCCCATGGTGTGGAAGTAGTTGAGCCGCGCGAAGCTCAGGCACAGACCGGCTCCCGCGATCGTCAGGCCCGAACCGATGATGACATGTGAGACGCCGCGATAGGCCGCGTAGAAGGCGTCCTCGCGATTGAGTCCGGAGTTCCGCGCCTCGTGATACCGCCCCAATAGGAAGATTCCGTAGTCGGTTCCGGCACCGAGCGTCAGCGAAATGACGATGTTGACGGCGAAGGAGGACAGCTCGATGTATCCGAAATGTCCGAGGGTGGCGACAACTCCTCGCGCCACAAGCATCTCGACCAGGACTCCGAACAACGGCACCAGCATGGTGGTAACCGAGCGGTAGACCATCAACAGCATGAAGATGATCAGGAAGATGGTCACGATGGTGATGTTGTTCAGGCTGGAGTTCGCGACGCTCAAGGTATCCGAGGCGAGTGGCGCCGCACCGCTGACATAGACCTTGAGCCCGCCTGGTGGCGTGTCCTTGTCGATCATGTCCCTGACCGCTTCGACGGACCTGTTCGCCTGCATCTGGCCGATATCACCTGCCAGGCGCAACAACACGAACGCGGACTTGCCGTCGAGGCTCTGCGCCCCGGCCGCGGTGATCGGCTTCCCCCAGGTGTCCATGACGTACTGGACATGCGCGGTGTCGTTCTTCAATCTGCGCACCAGTTCGTCGTAGTACTGGTGGTCGGCCTCGCCCAGCGGCCGGTCTGCTTCCAGCACCAGCATGGTCAGGCTGGTGGATGTGGACTCCTGGAACTTCTCGCCGATCTGCAGCATCGCGCGCTGCGACGGGGCGTAGTGCGGAATCATCGGTCCGGCGAGCTCGGCCGCAACATCTTCCACGTGCGGCACAAAGGTATTCGTCGTCACGGCGACGATCGCCCAGAACACGATGATCGGCACCGCGAAAACGCGGACCATCCGGGGGACGAAGGGCCGCTTCACACTGTGCTTGCTCTGCTCGCTCACGCCGACTTCACCCTGCACATCACGTTCGCGTCCGGATGATCATCGGATTGTTCGTCACGGACAACGTCGTTCACCCTCATCCGGCAGCCGATCTGGCCTCCATGCACCTGCGCCGAAATACTGCCGGACACCACGGTCAGAGTCGTTGTCTCCGTGTGAGACCACGGAAGCTCGGTCAAGTCGACCTGATGCGGATGACCGTTGATATCGATGTAGCTCAGCATTCCGCCATTCCCGACCGAACCGAACACCTCGTAGGTGAGCGTCTTGGGGGTGAACTCAGGAGGAGCCTGCGGCGGGTTCACGGTGAGCACCGGGCCGGGGGCAGAGAGCTCATGTACCTTCAACATCGAGCCACCGGCCACACCGAGCGCGATGACAGCGACCAGCGGCATCCAGGCACGTGCCAGGAATCTCCTGCCGACCGAACGTGGACTCACCCGACCACCTTTCCGGACCTCACCCCGCTATATGTCAATAAAACTGACATGAGCACGGTCGAGAATGCTATCAGCCAAACCTGGGAACACGCGCGTCAACTTTTACGGCTCGGAAAGTCCGTCAGATAGGCGCTATTGCACTCGCGGCAGCCGCCCCCTGAGACGTCTCATGCGGAGCACCTGCGCGGTGATGTTGATGGACGAGATCATCGGAATCACGCCGAGAAAGGTTCGCTCCGAGGGCGTTGCGCCATGCAACTGCTCCATACTGCCCAATACATAGAAACAGCCGAGACTGAAGATACTGGCGGGGATGGAAAACGCCCACAATGACCCCCTATCGGCAATTGCCTGGCGTGCGAAATGCAGCTCGTCCGCCGACATCTGCTCGCGCTTGCGCACTTTCCTGAGCACAAACGGATAGCCACCGACACTTTCGGCCAGCGGTGATGCCGCCTGTTTCCTCAGGCGCGTGGTGTACACAAACATGCAGGTGGCGAAGACCAACAGGGCCACGAAGGCGAGAATCGCCAGATGCCCGAAGAGGTGCCAGTTATGTCCCAAGAAGTTCCAGTTCATCGCACCGTCCCTTTGCCCCGTCGTCGAGGAATGCCCTTGGAGATACTCGGGGTTTCCTGTCCACAAGTCAAGGTTCCTGACACCGCATACCCGGTGTGCTGTACTGGCGTGGTGTCCGAGGCCGGCGAGCTCAGCGAGGCAGTTGACGCGGCGGTCGAGCAAGTCTTACTCGGGGGCCCGCGAAAATACACCCGCTCGCAGGTATCCGAGCTATCCGGGGTGCCGGTCGGGCGCGCGCGCAAGCTGTGGGTGGCGCTGGGATTCGCGGCAGCGGACAACGATGAGGAGGTCATCTTCACCGACGCCGACGTCGCGGCCATCCGCACCTTCGCGGCGCTCGGCCCAATCACCGCCACCGACGAGCAGAGCCAAGTGGCCGCTGCACGCAGTCTGGGGCAGGCCATGGCGCGGCTGGCCGAATGGCAAGCCGACCTGCTGACGCGAGTGGTCGGCGAGCACATCACCACCGCCGCGAGCACCGAGGCGGCTGCGTCGAGCGTCGAAGCCGCGACACAAACCATCGCGACGCTGACGGCCTTGCAGGACTATGCGTGGCAGCGGCACCTGGCCGCAGCGCTACAGCGCACCAACGAATCCGGCAGCATCACAAGGCCATTACTTGTCGGGTTCGCGGACATGGTCGGCTATACCCGGCTCTCCCGCCATTTGGATCCCGACGAACTCACCCATCTGTTGGAGACATTCGAGACCGCTCTCACCGAAGCGATCACCACGCACGGCGGCTGGGTGATCAAAAATGTCGGCGATGAGGTCATGTTCGCGGCACTGAGCGCGGAAGCGGGCGCCCGCATCGCGGTAGCCATGAATACGGCTATTACCGAAGCCGCACAGACTATTCCGGACATGCCGCAGATACGCGTGGGCCTGGCCTACGGACAGGTGTTGAGCCGCTTCGGAGACCTCTACGGCACCGTGGTCAACGTCGCGGCGCGACTGACCGGTGTCGCGCGGCCTGGAACCATCCTGCTCGACGATGGCGCCGCGGCCGCTTTGGGCGACAACAGTGAGTTCACCCTCCGGCACCTGCGCGGGGTTCGCGTCAAGGGCTTCTCCCGGCTGGGTTCGCATGTTTTGCGGGTACGAAAGCGCTGATTCCAGAGCTCTTCCGATTCGTCAGGACAGCTCTGGACTAATCCGCAGGGGCGATGATGCGGCGAGCGGCCTCCACTGCATCGGCGCGCCGCCGCGCAATGACCTTCTTGTTAGTCGTGTCGGCGGAGGGGTCCGGGGACTGCACCCACGACAGACCCAGACCAAAGAGCATCGTCAGAAGGTCTGCTGGGTCCCACCGCTCATCGACCAATCCGCGTGCCTGCGCCTCCCGCAGAGCCCCGCGCATCTTCTCGACGAAATGCACGCTGTCGCCGTCCGGCAGATTCAGCCGCACCCTTTCGAGACGGGCCCAATCGACCATACGGATATGGTCGGGGCGCTCCCGGACCATATCGAAGATCTGGCCGACGAAACCCGCAACGTCATCGGGAAGTAGCTCGATAGCACCGAACATCTCGCCTGCATCGGCCAACACCACCTGGTTGAATAGACTTTCCTTGTCTCCGAAATGGGCGTAGAGACGCTCCTTACTTGCGTTGGCCTCCTTCGCAATCCGATCAATACGGGCTCCGGCTAGACCGTATTGGGCAAACTCGGCACGCGCGGCAGCCAGTATCTCGTCTCGCAGCTCGGCGGTGTTACGCATCCGCCTATGGTATGACGCTGCATCATTTTGCTGAGCAGCGCTTCCGCTGCCGTCAAACACGATCCCTCCTCGGCGAAGGCTGGGCCCCGCTATGTGTGCGGGACCCAGCCTCCGTAGATCAGCGCCAGGGGCCGCCGGGGCCCGGCGGACCGAAATCAGGCCCCCGTCCGGGACCGAAGTCCGGACCGGGTGGACCGAAATCAGGCCCGCGGCCCCCAAACCCGGGACCGAAGTCCGGACCGGGTGGGCCGAAGTCGGGACCCCCAAAAGGCCCCGGCGGACCAGGGGGCCCCGGCGGGCCGGGTGGACCAGGCGGCGGTAGTTGAATGCTCGCCGTTGCCGGCGCTACCTCGGCCTGCGCAACCACGGGCGTGAAACCAACGAACGCACAGGCAACGGCGCCCGACGCAAGTGCGGCGCGGATAACCACGCGGCGCACTGGGTGTCCACGAAACTCCATGTCAATCCTCATTTCATGTGGAAGGGATGCCCAATATCGCGGTACTCGACCCACCGCACTGCGCAAGATCACACTCGCACGCTAGCAGACAAACTAGTTCGTTCGGTACTGTGAATGTAATTGCCGAATATCTGAGGAGGTCGCGGTGAACCAATCGACTGCTGGAACCGAGAAGTGGGTAGGGGCGATGCCTCGGGGCGGGCCGCGTGCGTCCTGGCTGGACCGGCGACTGCAAACCGACATCCTTGAATACACCGATCGCTACGACATTCCCGACAGCGTCAAGCAGAAGGTGATTACCGCGTTGGACCGCATCGGCACGGTGTCCGACGAGCACGAGAAGAACGCCCGTACCGCACTGCAGCTAGTTTCTGACGTTCCGAATCCCCGGATCCTCGAGCTGGGCGCCGGCCACGGCAAGCTCTCCGCGCAGATCCTTCAACTACACTCCACGGCCACGGTGACGATCAGCGATCTGGATCCGGTCTCCGTGCAGAACATCGCGAATGGTCCGCTGGGTTCACATCCACGCGCCCGAACCCAGGTCATCGACGCCACCCAGATCGACAGTCCCGATGACAGTTACGACCTGGTCATCCTCGCACAGGCATTCCACCATTTGCCGCCCGCGATCGCCTTCCGAGCGATCGCGGAAGCCACCAGGGTGGGCGGGCAGTTCCTGGTTATCGATCTCAAACGTCAGAAGCCAATACCTCTGGCTATCAATGTGGTTGCGGCGGTATTGGTCTCCCCACTGCTACTTCCATTTTCCGCCATTCGCCCGGTACTGCACGACGGCCTGATCAGCGCGCTGCGCGCATACAGCCACTCAGCCTTCATTGCCCTCGGTAGCTCCGTCGACCCCCACATGCGAATCAAATTTCTGCGCCCTCGCGCCAGGTTCCTCAATCCAACTATCGTGACCTTCTCCCGGAGATCCCACGAAACCGATACACAGCCAAGGGAACTGGCATGACCGAGACTTCTGACATCGCTGCGATCATGAACCCGCCCGAACGGGTCCAAGCCCTACGGCGCACACTGCACAGCGCACAGCCCACCATCACCGCGTTGATCAACCTCTACCGGCCCTACGTCGACGGGCTGAAAAACCTACCCCGTGATGGTCGATTCCTGTTGGTCGGCAACCACACTCAGATCGGCATCGAAGCGCCGTTGATTTCTCATTTCATCCATCGTGAACTCGGAAGACGCGTGCGGCCACTGGCGGAGCGTGCCATTGGCCAAGCGCCCGAACCGATCCGCGACATGCTGGCAGCCTATGGAGCCGTAGTGGGATCACCGGAAAGTGCACGAGAACTGATGCAGAACAATGAGTCGATGCTCGTATTTCCCGGCGGTGGACGAGAACTGCCCAAGTTCAAGAACGAGGAGTACACGCTGCGTTGGGATGGGCGCTCCGGATTCGCCCGCCTTTCTGTGGAAAGCGACTACCCCATAGTTCCGGTAGGACTCGTCGGAGGCGACGACCTGTACGAGAGCTTGCTGACACGGGATAGCCGACTGGGGCAACTCTCCTTGAAATTGACCGAACGACTCTTTGATCGGCGGGACTTCGCGCCACCCTTGATGCGCGGAATCGGCCCTACCTTGATTCCCCGCCCACACCGCATGTATCTACGTTTCGCCGCACCGATTAGCACCATCAAGCCGCATCAGATTCCCGAGACTGTGTGGGTGGAGAACGTCAAACAACAGACGCAGGATTCACTCGAACAAATCCTTGCCGAGCTACAAGAGGTGCGTGCCCGTGATCCGTACCGGACACTCAACCCGCTGGCCTGGCGCAAGGCCATCTTTCCGGCGGAACCTTGCGAATCTTAATGTGCACCAATCATATCGAGACCCATTTTCCATCAATCACGGCCAAGGAGTCCTGCCGGCGATGACACAGAATCCACCGATCATTGCAGTCGAGGAGCATGTGGTGTTCCCAGCTCTTTCCGCTCGTATCAACCCCGCC
Coding sequences within:
- a CDS encoding adenylate/guanylate cyclase domain-containing protein — encoded protein: MSEAGELSEAVDAAVEQVLLGGPRKYTRSQVSELSGVPVGRARKLWVALGFAAADNDEEVIFTDADVAAIRTFAALGPITATDEQSQVAAARSLGQAMARLAEWQADLLTRVVGEHITTAASTEAAASSVEAATQTIATLTALQDYAWQRHLAAALQRTNESGSITRPLLVGFADMVGYTRLSRHLDPDELTHLLETFETALTEAITTHGGWVIKNVGDEVMFAALSAEAGARIAVAMNTAITEAAQTIPDMPQIRVGLAYGQVLSRFGDLYGTVVNVAARLTGVARPGTILLDDGAAAALGDNSEFTLRHLRGVRVKGFSRLGSHVLRVRKR
- a CDS encoding PepSY-associated TM helix domain-containing protein, translated to MSLKARRALVLSHRWVGLICGLLVVMVSTSGAILVYQPELVRAMHPELFHTTPTGNPAGFTQAIAEVRSHYPEIQLASASLKDGVYLLRAGSDTHDTFFVDAGTGLLNGRLDLGAGTFGFLVNMHDCGFTCEGYSGYLPFLAQPCPLGKLGALSGLSWGSALLALAAIVLLALVIPAPFIWWKAIRKLGNALRVRWSSGRFARDFDLHAVIGIIATGPLLIWALTGLQFEAPGLTDLWYSLTGGHASEQTAPESSGDKEVTIAQAIAVAINHFPESEVTWIGLPDKDRPYYTVDLLDSGSPDLRAYSLNYHANRSIGVDAHDVGHVQILRAKPATVSNAIADEWAGSAAHFGLAVNGYWRALWFVLGMTPLLLALTGLSTWRWRRRAKRRTRVRNVQILGAAGPAPASATRTTSPASEQVKAR
- a CDS encoding MmpS family transport accessory protein, yielding MPLVAVIALGVAGGSMLKVHELSAPGPVLTVNPPQAPPEFTPKTLTYEVFGSVGNGGMLSYIDINGHPHQVDLTELPWSHTETTTLTVVSGSISAQVHGGQIGCRMRVNDVVRDEQSDDHPDANVMCRVKSA
- a CDS encoding TetR family transcriptional regulator, whose translation is MRNTAELRDEILAAARAEFAQYGLAGARIDRIAKEANASKERLYAHFGDKESLFNQVVLADAGEMFGAIELLPDDVAGFVGQIFDMVRERPDHIRMVDWARLERVRLNLPDGDSVHFVEKMRGALREAQARGLVDERWDPADLLTMLFGLGLSWVQSPDPSADTTNKKVIARRRADAVEAARRIIAPAD
- a CDS encoding MMPL/RND family transporter, which gives rise to MVRVFAVPIIVFWAIVAVTTNTFVPHVEDVAAELAGPMIPHYAPSQRAMLQIGEKFQESTSTSLTMLVLEADRPLGEADHQYYDELVRRLKNDTAHVQYVMDTWGKPITAAGAQSLDGKSAFVLLRLAGDIGQMQANRSVEAVRDMIDKDTPPGGLKVYVSGAAPLASDTLSVANSSLNNITIVTIFLIIFMLLMVYRSVTTMLVPLFGVLVEMLVARGVVATLGHFGYIELSSFAVNIVISLTLGAGTDYGIFLLGRYHEARNSGLNREDAFYAAYRGVSHVIIGSGLTIAGAGLCLSFARLNYFHTMGPAVAIGMLLTIAAALTLGPAMLHLGSLFGLFDPKQRAKAHLYRRIGASVVRWPKPILVASSAAVLVGAVFVPTYQVSYDDRAYQPSDAPAKEGFAAADRHFPPSKLFTEMLMVESDHDMRNSADFISLDRVSKSLVRLPGVAMVQSITRPMGRALEHASLPYLFTTQGSGNGQQLPFTKAQNANTDKQAKIMAHSVAVLRQTTDLTQKLADEMHNTVVTMEDMQQVTQDMNEKVSNLDDFMRPLRNYFYWEPHCFDIPVCLSFRSLFDMLDSIDKLAADIKDAVGSLEVVDRLLPQMVALLKLTANDQEALQALIVNTYGQTNLQATATDQTFDDMINVGNDFDASRSDDFFYIPHEAFDNEDIKTGMTLMMSPDGKAARFIVTHMGNAMGPEGIEHVNDFPDAITTALKETSLAGSKVYIGGAGSNNKDIKEYAASDLLIAAIAAFTLIFLIMMVITRSLVAPFVIIGTVAFSFAGAFGLSVLIWQHLVGLPLHWLILPLTFIILVAVGSDYNLLLIARLKEETHAGLNTGLIRALGSTGGVVTSAGLVFAFTMLAMLSSDLRTIGQVGTTVCIGLLLDTLIVRSFIVPSLVRLLGTWFWWPTRVLARPPRESVRS
- a CDS encoding class I SAM-dependent methyltransferase translates to MPRGGPRASWLDRRLQTDILEYTDRYDIPDSVKQKVITALDRIGTVSDEHEKNARTALQLVSDVPNPRILELGAGHGKLSAQILQLHSTATVTISDLDPVSVQNIANGPLGSHPRARTQVIDATQIDSPDDSYDLVILAQAFHHLPPAIAFRAIAEATRVGGQFLVIDLKRQKPIPLAINVVAAVLVSPLLLPFSAIRPVLHDGLISALRAYSHSAFIALGSSVDPHMRIKFLRPRARFLNPTIVTFSRRSHETDTQPRELA
- a CDS encoding lysophospholipid acyltransferase family protein gives rise to the protein MTETSDIAAIMNPPERVQALRRTLHSAQPTITALINLYRPYVDGLKNLPRDGRFLLVGNHTQIGIEAPLISHFIHRELGRRVRPLAERAIGQAPEPIRDMLAAYGAVVGSPESARELMQNNESMLVFPGGGRELPKFKNEEYTLRWDGRSGFARLSVESDYPIVPVGLVGGDDLYESLLTRDSRLGQLSLKLTERLFDRRDFAPPLMRGIGPTLIPRPHRMYLRFAAPISTIKPHQIPETVWVENVKQQTQDSLEQILAELQEVRARDPYRTLNPLAWRKAIFPAEPCES